From the genome of Mastomys coucha isolate ucsf_1 unplaced genomic scaffold, UCSF_Mcou_1 pScaffold6, whole genome shotgun sequence, one region includes:
- the Ckb gene encoding creatine kinase B-type, which translates to MPFSNSHNTQKLRFPAEDEFPDLSSHNNHMAKVLTPELYAELRAKCTPSGFTLDDVIQTGVDNPGHPYILTVGAVAGDEESYDVFKDLFDPIIEDRHGGYQPSDEHKTDLNPDNLQGGDDLDPNYVLSSRVRTGRSIRGFCLPPHCSRGERRAIEKLAVEALSSLDGDLSGRYYALKSMTEAEQQQLIDDHFLFDKPVSPLLLASGMARDWPDARGIWHNDNKTFLVWINEEDHLRVISMQKGGNMKEVFTRFCTGLTQIETLFKSKNYEFMWNPHLGYILTCPSNLGTGLRAGVHIKLPHLGKHEKFSEVLKRLRLQKRGTGGVDTAAVGGVFDVSNADRLGFSEVELVQMVVDGVKLLIEMEQRLEQGQAIDDLMPAQK; encoded by the exons ATGCCCTTCTCCAACAGCCATAACACGCAGAAGCTGCGCTTCCCGGCCGAGGATGAGTTCCCTGATCTGAGCAGCCACAACAACCATATGGCCAAGGTGCTGACCCCCGAGCTCTACGCCGAGCTCCGTGCCAAGTGCACACCGAGCGGCTTTACACTGGACGACGTCATTCAGACTGGCGTAGACAATCCGG GCCACCCGTACATCTTGACCGTGGGTGCAGTGGCCGGCGACGAGGAGAGTTACGACGTATTCAAGGACCTTTTCGACCCCATTATTGAGGACCGGCACGGCGGCTACCAGCCCAGTGATGAGCACAAGACCGACCTCAACCCAGACAACCTGCAG GGTGGCGATGACCTGGACCCCAACTACGTGCTGAGCTCACGGGTGCGCACAGGCCGCAGCATCCGCGGCTTCTGTCTCCCCCCGCACTGCAGCCGCGGGGAGCGCCGCGCCATCGAGAAGCTGGCAGTAGAAG CCCTGTCCAGCCTAGATGGCGACCTGTCTGGCAGGTACTACGCGCTCAAGAGCATGACCGAGgcggagcagcagcagctcattGACGACCACTTCCTCTTCGACAAGCCCGTGTCGCCTCTGCTGCTGGCCTCCGGCATGGCCCGCGACTGGCCGGATGCTCGGGGCATATG gcaCAATGACAATAAGACTTTCCTGGTGTGGATCAACGAAGAGGACCACCTGCGGGTCATCTCCATGCAGAAGGGGGGCAATATGAAGGAGGTGTTCACCCGATTCTGCACTGGCCTCACTCAG ATCGAAACTCTCTTCAAGTCCAAGAACTATGAGTTCATGTGGAACCCTCACCTGGGCTACATCCTCACGTGCCCATCCAACCTGGGCACTGGGCTCCGGGCAGGTGTGCACATCaagctgccccacctgggaaagCACGAGAAGTTCTCGGAGGTGCTCAAGCGGCTGCGGCTTCAGAAGAGAGGCACAG gtggcGTGGATACCGCTGCTGTCGGTGGAGTTTTTGATGTCTCCAACGCTGACCGCCTGGGCTTCTCAGAGGTGGAGCTGGTGCAGATGGTGGTGGACGGAGTGAAGTTACTCATTGAGATGGAGCAGCGGCTTGAGCAGGGTCAGGCTATCGATGACCTCATGCCCGCCCAGAAGTGA